One Cervus canadensis isolate Bull #8, Minnesota chromosome 1, ASM1932006v1, whole genome shotgun sequence genomic window carries:
- the TRIAP1 gene encoding TP53-regulated inhibitor of apoptosis 1 has protein sequence MTSESAATAADADAMNSVGEACTDMKREYDQCFNRWFAEKFLKGDGSGDPCTDLFKRYQQCVQKAIKEKEIPIEGLEFMGHGKEKPESSS, from the exons ATGACATCCGAGAGCGCCGCCACCGCCGCGGACGCCGACGCCATGAATAGCGTAGGGGAGGCTTGCACCGACATGAAGCGCGAGTACGACCAGTGCTTCAACCGCTGGTTTGCCGAAAAGTTCCTCAAGGGGGACGGCTCCGGGGACCCATGCACCGACCTCTTCAAGCGCTACCAGCAGTGTGTTCAG AAAGCGATAAAGGAGAAGGAGATTCCTATTGAAGGACTGGAGTTCATGGGCCATGGCAAAGAAAAGCCTGAAAGCTCTTCTTGA
- the GATC gene encoding glutamyl-tRNA(Gln) amidotransferase subunit C, mitochondrial: MWALAVRLGLRAAARGRRGFTSKADPQGSGRVTGELIQHLERLSLVDFGSQEAVSRLEKAIAFADRLRAVNTDGVEPMESVLEDRCLYLRSDDVVEGSCAEELLQNSHRVVEEYFVAPPGNISWSKLDEK, encoded by the exons ATGTGGGCGCTGGCCGTGCGCCTGGGTCTTCGGGCTGCGGCGCGCGGGCGCCGGGGCTTCACCTCCAAGGCGGATCCTCAG GGAAGTGGCCGGGTCACGGGCGAGCTGATCCAGCACCTGGAGCGGCTATCGCTGGTGGACTTCGGCAGCCAGGAGGCCGTGTCCCGGCTGGAGAAAGCCATCGCCTTCGCCGACCGACTCCGCGCGGTAAACACCGACGGAGTGGAGCCCATGGAATCAGTCCTGGAGGACAG ATGTCTGTACTTGAGATCCGACGATGTGGTAGAAGGCAGCTGTGCTGAAGAACTACTACAAAACTCCCACCGAGTTGTGGAGGAGTATTTTGTGGCTCCGCCAG GTAATATCTCATGGTCAAAGCTGGATGAAAAATAG
- the SRSF9 gene encoding serine/arginine-rich splicing factor 9, which produces MSGWADERGGEGDGRIYVGNLPSDVREKDLEDLFYKYGRISEIELKNRHGLVPFAFVRFEDPRDAEDAIYGRNGYDYGQCRLRVEFPRTYGGRGGWPRGGRSGPPTRRSDFRVLVSGLPPSGSWQDLKDHMREAGDVCYADVQKDGMGMVEYLRKEDMEYALRKLDETKFRSHEGETSYIRVYPERSTSYGYSRSRSGSRGRDSPYQSRGSPHYFSPFRPY; this is translated from the exons ATGTCGGGCTGGGCGGACGAGCGCGGCGGCGAGGGCGACGGGCGCATCTACGTGGGGAACCTTCCGAGCGACGTGCGCGAGAAGGATCTGGAGGACCTGTTCTACAAGTACGGCCGCATCAGCGAGATCGAGCTCAAGAATCGGCACGGCCTCGTGCCCTTCGCCTTCGTGCGCTTCGAGGACCCCCG AGATGCTGAGGATGCAATTTATGGAAGGAACGGTTATGATTATGGCCAGTGTCGGCTTCGTGTGGAGTTCCCCAGGACTTACGGAGGTCGGGGTGGGTGGCCCCGCGGTGGGAGGAGTGGGCCTCCTACAAGAAGATCTGATTTCCGAGTTCTTGTTTCAG GACTTCCTCCATCAGGCAGCTGGCAGGACCTGAAAGATCACATGCGAGAAGCTGGGGACGTCTGTTACGCAGATGTGCAGAAAGATGGAATGGGGATGGTTGAGTATCTCAGAAAAGAAGACATGGAATATGCCCTGCGTAAACTGGATGAAACCAAATTCCGCTCTCATGAG gGTGAAACATCCTACATCCGAGTTTATCCAGAGAGAAGCACCAGCTATGGCTACTCACGGTCTCGGTCTGGGTCGAGGGGCCGTGACTCTCCATACCAAAGCAGGGGTTCCCCACACTACTTCTCTCCTTTCAGACCCTACTGA